Proteins encoded together in one Streptomyces umbrinus window:
- a CDS encoding Na+/H+ antiporter, whose amino-acid sequence MDQLALLFVMLLGAVLSVPLGDRLGLPSPVLMTLLGIVLAVLDFVPNVDIPPELILPALLPPLLYAAVRRTSWRQFTANKRPIFLLAVALVFVTTAVVAVVAHAIVPGLPIAAAVALGALVAPPDPVAATAVAGKLGLPRRLVSILEGEGLFNDVTAIVLYHVAIAAAVSGTFSLPSAALDFLLSAVVAVAMGFGLGWGTNRLMDYLGDPTLQIGLTLIVPYASYVLAEELHGSGVLAVLTTALFLAEYANDADDVMTRLAGHTFWDIVDTLVTGVAFGLIGLELHNAIRTASGRWEEMLGWAAAIVGVVVFVRLAYLLPATWLTKRLHAKRDHDEDIPTSWRETVVMWWAGMRGVASVALALAIPLETDSGAPFPDRDEMVFIAFGVIMATLVVQGLSLPWLVRKLGVRADTDREQEFEKALALRAAKAAKRRLREIEEVEELPDELSEQLLRRAFDIGFRISPDMGEDERREGHEHRVRRIKRVRRIQGEMLSAARHEVLAARSEVGADPEVVDRVLRHLDVRSLR is encoded by the coding sequence GTGGATCAGTTGGCCCTGTTGTTCGTGATGTTGCTCGGGGCTGTGCTGAGCGTCCCGTTGGGGGACCGCCTCGGGCTTCCCTCCCCGGTGCTGATGACGCTGCTCGGTATCGTGCTGGCCGTCCTCGACTTCGTACCGAACGTGGATATTCCGCCCGAGCTGATTCTGCCCGCGCTGCTTCCACCGCTGCTGTACGCCGCCGTACGACGTACCTCCTGGCGGCAGTTCACGGCCAACAAACGGCCGATCTTCCTGCTCGCCGTGGCGCTGGTGTTCGTCACGACCGCCGTGGTGGCCGTGGTCGCCCACGCGATCGTGCCCGGGCTGCCGATCGCCGCCGCCGTGGCGCTCGGTGCGCTGGTGGCGCCGCCCGACCCGGTCGCGGCGACCGCCGTCGCGGGCAAGCTCGGGCTGCCGCGCCGGCTGGTGTCGATCCTGGAGGGCGAGGGGCTGTTCAACGACGTGACGGCCATCGTGCTGTACCACGTCGCCATCGCGGCCGCCGTCAGCGGCACCTTCTCGCTGCCGAGTGCCGCGCTCGACTTCCTGCTGTCCGCCGTCGTCGCCGTGGCGATGGGTTTCGGGCTCGGTTGGGGCACGAACCGGCTGATGGACTACCTCGGGGACCCGACGCTGCAGATCGGGCTGACCCTGATCGTGCCGTACGCCTCGTACGTGCTGGCCGAGGAGCTGCACGGCTCCGGGGTGCTGGCGGTGCTCACCACGGCGTTGTTCCTGGCGGAGTACGCGAACGACGCCGACGACGTGATGACGAGGCTCGCCGGGCACACGTTCTGGGACATCGTCGACACGCTGGTCACCGGGGTGGCGTTCGGGCTCATCGGGCTCGAACTGCACAACGCGATCAGGACGGCGTCGGGGCGGTGGGAGGAGATGCTCGGGTGGGCCGCCGCGATCGTGGGGGTCGTCGTGTTCGTACGGCTGGCGTATCTGCTCCCCGCGACCTGGCTGACGAAGCGGTTGCACGCGAAGCGGGACCACGACGAGGACATTCCGACGAGTTGGCGGGAGACCGTCGTCATGTGGTGGGCCGGGATGCGAGGAGTGGCCTCGGTCGCCCTCGCGTTGGCCATTCCGCTGGAGACGGACAGCGGGGCGCCGTTTCCCGACCGGGACGAGATGGTGTTCATCGCGTTCGGGGTGATCATGGCGACGCTCGTGGTGCAGGGGCTGAGTCTGCCGTGGCTGGTCCGGAAGCTGGGGGTACGGGCCGACACGGATCGGGAGCAGGAGTTCGAGAAGGCGCTGGCCCTGCGGGCGGCGAAGGCGGCGAAGCGGCGGCTGCGGGAGATCGAGGAGGTCGAGGAGCTGCCGGACGAGCTGTCCGAGCAGTTGCTGCGGCGGGCCTTCGACATCGGGTTCCGGATCAGTCCCGACATGGGGGAGGACGAGCGGCGGGAGGGGCACGAGCATCGGGTTCGGCGGATCAAGCGGGTTCGGCGGATTCAGGGGGAGATGTTGTCGGCGGCTCGGCATGAGGTGTTGGCCGCGCGGAGTGAGGTCGGGGCCGATCCTGAGGTGGTGGATCGGGTGTTGCGGCATCTGGATGTGCGGAGCCTTCGGTGA
- a CDS encoding mechanosensitive ion channel family protein — MENVLRPLIVVGGSLVLTLLVGWIADLLLKRADQRHQGVPLWGLLRRCRLPLQVVMCTALLRGSYDQAEIAVDHSAAIGQILTLVLIGSTAWLVVRIATAIVDSSYSRYANAHRDPARVRRVRTQVTLIQRVVSAIVGVVAVAAMLLTFPPMRAAGASLLASAGVLGIVAGVAAQSTLSNIFAGLQIAFGDMVRLGDTVVVNGEWGTVDEITLTFLTVRTWDERRFTMPVSYFTSQPFENWSRGGVQMTGTVFFHLDHSAPVEEMRDKLRDILRECPAWDGRDYGLAVTDATPSTMEVRALVTAKDADDIWTVRVTVREQMIRWLTAHHPYALPRVNTADAILPPGTHPNGNEGRPPRTTRGRAVEPPRTGRG; from the coding sequence ATGGAGAACGTGCTGCGCCCGCTGATCGTCGTCGGCGGCTCGCTCGTACTGACGCTGCTGGTCGGCTGGATCGCCGACCTGCTGCTGAAGCGTGCCGACCAACGCCACCAGGGGGTCCCTCTGTGGGGCCTGCTGCGCCGCTGCCGCCTGCCACTGCAGGTCGTGATGTGCACGGCGCTGCTGAGAGGGTCCTACGACCAGGCCGAGATCGCCGTCGATCACTCCGCCGCGATCGGCCAGATCCTGACGCTGGTCCTCATCGGCTCCACGGCCTGGCTCGTGGTCCGCATCGCGACGGCGATCGTCGACTCCTCGTACTCCCGCTACGCCAACGCCCACCGCGATCCGGCCCGCGTCCGCCGAGTCCGTACGCAGGTGACGCTGATCCAGCGTGTGGTGTCGGCGATCGTCGGTGTGGTCGCGGTCGCCGCCATGCTGCTGACGTTCCCCCCGATGCGCGCGGCCGGCGCCTCGCTGCTCGCCTCGGCCGGCGTCCTCGGCATCGTCGCCGGTGTCGCGGCCCAGTCCACGCTCAGCAACATCTTCGCGGGGCTACAGATCGCCTTCGGCGACATGGTGCGACTCGGTGACACGGTGGTGGTGAACGGCGAGTGGGGCACGGTCGACGAGATCACGCTCACCTTCCTGACCGTACGCACCTGGGACGAGCGCCGGTTCACCATGCCGGTCTCGTACTTCACGTCCCAGCCCTTCGAGAACTGGTCCCGCGGCGGCGTGCAGATGACCGGTACGGTCTTCTTCCACCTGGACCACAGCGCGCCCGTCGAGGAGATGCGCGACAAGCTCCGCGACATCCTCCGCGAGTGCCCCGCCTGGGACGGCCGCGACTACGGCCTCGCCGTCACCGACGCCACCCCCAGCACCATGGAGGTCCGCGCCCTGGTCACCGCGAAGGACGCGGACGACATCTGGACGGTGCGCGTCACCGTCCGCGAACAGATGATCCGCTGGCTGACCGCCCACCACCCCTACGCCCTGCCCCGCGTCAACACGGCCGACGCGATCCTCCCCCCGGGCACCCACCCGAACGGCAACGAAGGCCGGCCCCCGCGAACGACACGGGGCCGAGCGGTGGAACCGCCACGAACGGGCCGAGGCTGA
- a CDS encoding dienelactone hydrolase family protein has product MNIMLFHSTYGLRPAVRDAADRLRAAGHEVWTPDLFDGRTFETVEEGRAFKDELGREELLKRAVMAAAPYSDRGIVYAGFSLGAATAQTLALGDSKARGLLLLHGTSDIAPNASVDDLPVQLHVAEPDAFEPDDWLSAWYLQMGRAGADVEVYRYAGAGHLYTDPGLPDYDKEAAEATWQVALGFLDSL; this is encoded by the coding sequence ATGAACATCATGCTCTTCCATTCGACCTACGGGCTGCGGCCCGCGGTGCGTGACGCGGCGGACCGGCTGCGCGCGGCGGGACACGAGGTGTGGACGCCCGATCTGTTCGACGGGCGCACCTTCGAGACCGTCGAGGAGGGCAGGGCCTTCAAGGACGAGCTCGGCAGGGAGGAACTGCTGAAGCGCGCGGTCATGGCTGCGGCTCCGTATTCGGACCGGGGGATCGTGTACGCCGGGTTCTCGCTCGGCGCGGCGACCGCCCAGACCCTCGCGCTCGGCGACAGCAAGGCCCGCGGGCTGCTGCTCCTGCACGGCACGTCCGACATCGCGCCGAACGCCTCGGTGGACGATCTGCCGGTCCAGCTGCACGTCGCGGAGCCGGACGCCTTCGAGCCCGACGACTGGCTGAGCGCCTGGTATCTCCAGATGGGGAGGGCGGGCGCCGACGTGGAGGTCTACAGATACGCGGGGGCCGGGCACCTCTACACCGACCCCGGTCTGCCGGACTACGACAAGGAGGCCGCCGAGGCCACCTGGCAGGTGGCGCTCGGCTTCCTCGACAGCCTGTAG
- a CDS encoding alkaline phosphatase D family protein, whose amino-acid sequence MTSRLRSLSSPNSPAPRRRTVVKAAAATAVLGAPLAAVLPARAAEAPAFLHGVASGDPLPDGVLLWTRVTPTAAATPGSGLGPDVEVGWTVATDKAFTNLVAKGSTTATAASDHTVKADIRGLKPATAYWFRFSSGGTDSPAARTRTAPAHDAAVTGMRFGVVSCANWEAGYFAAYRHLAARGDLDAWLHLGDYIYEYGTGEYGTRDTVVRPHAPTHEIVSLADYRTRHGRYKTDADLQALHAAAPVIAIWDDHEFANDTWSGGAENHTEGAEGAWSARQSAAKQAYFEWMPVRPAIAGTTYRRLRFGKLADLSLLDLRSYRSQQVKVGNGSVDDPDRTLTGRAQLDWLKAGLKSSDTSWRLVGNSVMIAPFALGSLSAELLKPLAELLGLPKEGLALNTDQWDGYTDDRRELLTHLRDNAIRNTVFLTGDIHMAWANDVPYNAGTYPLSASAATEFVVTSVTSDNLDDLVKVPEGTVSALASPLIRAANRHVHWVDTDRHGYGVLDLTAERAQMDYYVLSSRTSANATASWARSYRTRSGTQKVERVYDPV is encoded by the coding sequence GTGACCAGTCGACTCAGATCCCTCTCCAGCCCCAACTCCCCCGCGCCGCGCCGCCGTACGGTGGTCAAGGCGGCCGCGGCCACGGCCGTGCTCGGGGCCCCGCTCGCCGCCGTGCTACCGGCCCGCGCCGCCGAGGCCCCCGCCTTCCTGCACGGCGTCGCCTCCGGAGACCCGCTGCCGGACGGCGTCCTGCTGTGGACCCGGGTGACACCCACGGCCGCGGCGACACCCGGCTCCGGGCTCGGCCCCGATGTCGAGGTCGGCTGGACGGTGGCCACGGACAAGGCGTTCACGAACCTCGTCGCGAAGGGCTCCACCACCGCGACCGCCGCCTCCGACCACACCGTCAAAGCCGACATCCGCGGTCTGAAGCCCGCCACGGCCTACTGGTTCCGCTTCTCCAGCGGTGGCACGGACTCGCCGGCCGCCCGCACCCGCACCGCCCCGGCCCATGACGCGGCCGTGACCGGCATGCGCTTCGGCGTGGTGTCCTGCGCCAACTGGGAGGCCGGCTACTTCGCCGCCTACCGGCACCTGGCCGCGCGCGGCGACCTGGACGCCTGGCTGCATCTGGGCGACTACATCTACGAGTACGGCACCGGCGAGTACGGGACGCGCGACACCGTCGTACGCCCGCACGCCCCCACGCACGAGATAGTCAGCCTCGCCGACTACCGCACCCGGCACGGCCGTTACAAGACCGACGCGGACCTTCAGGCCCTGCACGCCGCGGCCCCCGTCATCGCGATCTGGGACGACCACGAGTTCGCCAACGACACCTGGTCGGGCGGTGCCGAGAACCACACCGAGGGCGCGGAGGGCGCCTGGTCCGCGCGTCAGTCGGCCGCCAAGCAGGCCTACTTCGAGTGGATGCCCGTGCGGCCCGCGATCGCGGGGACCACCTACCGGCGGCTGCGCTTCGGCAAGCTGGCCGACCTCTCGCTGCTCGACCTGCGCTCCTACCGCTCGCAGCAGGTGAAGGTCGGCAACGGCTCGGTGGACGACCCGGACCGTACGCTCACCGGCCGGGCCCAGCTCGACTGGCTGAAGGCGGGCCTGAAGTCCTCCGACACCAGTTGGCGGCTGGTCGGCAACTCCGTCATGATCGCGCCGTTCGCCCTCGGCTCGCTCTCCGCCGAACTCCTGAAACCGCTCGCCGAGCTGCTCGGCCTGCCCAAGGAGGGCCTGGCCCTCAACACCGACCAGTGGGACGGCTACACCGACGACCGCCGCGAACTGCTCACGCACCTGCGGGACAACGCGATCCGCAACACGGTCTTCCTCACCGGAGACATCCACATGGCCTGGGCCAACGACGTGCCGTACAACGCCGGTACGTATCCGCTGTCGGCGTCCGCCGCCACCGAGTTCGTCGTCACGTCGGTGACCTCCGACAACCTCGACGACCTCGTCAAGGTCCCGGAGGGCACGGTCTCCGCCCTCGCCTCACCGCTGATCCGGGCCGCCAACCGCCACGTCCACTGGGTCGACACCGACCGCCACGGCTACGGCGTCCTGGACCTCACGGCCGAGCGGGCGCAGATGGACTACTACGTGCTGTCCAGCCGCACATCCGCGAACGCGACGGCGTCCTGGGCCCGTTCGTACCGCACGCGCAGCGGGACGCAGAAGGTGGAGCGGGTGTACGACCCGGTCTGA
- a CDS encoding DsbA family protein yields MSKRNSQAAKSAARERLRVERERQAKREKVRRQVIVAGSIVAVLAIAGGIGYAVVQNNEPSKWDAAADAKVVAPANTSGTNGTTIVVGDSKTKNTVHLYEDARCPACASFEQTVGETVNKGMTDGDYKLSFTLGTFLDGNLGGDGSKNALSALGAALNVSTDAFLEYKTALYSTKYHPEETKDEFSKDSYLIKVADTVDALKGNKKFQDAVEKGTYDAWAMKMSKIFDDAKGVDSTPTIKINDKKITNPSTVADWQKSLKDAGVTK; encoded by the coding sequence ATGAGCAAGAGGAACAGCCAGGCCGCGAAGTCGGCGGCCCGTGAGCGGCTGCGCGTCGAGCGCGAGCGTCAGGCCAAGCGCGAGAAGGTCAGGCGGCAGGTCATCGTCGCCGGTTCGATCGTCGCGGTGCTCGCGATAGCCGGCGGCATCGGCTACGCCGTCGTACAGAACAACGAGCCCTCCAAGTGGGACGCGGCAGCCGACGCCAAGGTCGTCGCCCCCGCCAACACCAGCGGCACGAACGGCACGACCATCGTGGTCGGCGACTCCAAGACCAAGAACACGGTCCACCTCTACGAGGACGCGCGCTGCCCGGCCTGCGCCTCCTTCGAGCAGACCGTCGGCGAGACCGTCAACAAGGGCATGACGGACGGCGACTACAAGCTGTCCTTCACCCTCGGCACCTTCCTCGACGGCAACCTCGGCGGCGACGGCTCGAAGAACGCGCTGAGCGCGCTCGGCGCCGCGCTGAACGTGAGCACCGACGCGTTCCTGGAGTACAAGACCGCGCTGTACTCGACGAAGTACCACCCCGAGGAGACGAAGGACGAGTTCTCCAAGGACAGCTACCTGATCAAGGTGGCGGACACGGTGGACGCGCTGAAGGGCAACAAGAAGTTCCAGGACGCCGTCGAGAAGGGCACGTACGACGCCTGGGCGATGAAGATGAGCAAGATCTTCGACGACGCCAAGGGTGTCGACTCGACGCCGACCATCAAGATCAACGACAAGAAGATCACGAACCCGAGCACGGTCGCCGACTGGCAGAAGTCGCTCAAGGACGCGGGCGTCACCAAGTAG
- a CDS encoding DUF2252 domain-containing protein, which translates to MSVPQLSAEQRGEQILAVFDTAFGELLAADPAAFRVKFRKMAASAFAFYRGTAGLFYHDLEQENAGRGGGRILSGPYLDERTSRVWIHGDLHAENFGTYMDAQGRLIFNVNDFDEAYVGPFTWDLKRLAASVALIGYAKALSDEQITDLVRTYAAAYRERIHALATGAKSDEVPPFTLDTAQGPLLDALRDARSLTRFGLLDSMTEIRDFERRFAPGGGSIELDAATRYKVLAAFDGYLETLPEASLSRPDSYRVKDVVGRRGIGIGSAGLPSYNILLEGATDALENDVVIYIKQAQTPAVSRHITDSSIREYFQHEGHRTVISQRALQAHADPWLGWTELDGAGQLVAEVSPYAVDLDWSDIDDPEEIAAVVADLGRSTATMHAAADDESGHSELVPFSTERAIDAAIAGDEDSFGDLLVDFAHEYGARARADHQIFVDLFRNGRIPGL; encoded by the coding sequence ATGTCGGTTCCGCAGCTCAGCGCCGAGCAACGCGGCGAACAGATCCTCGCCGTATTCGACACCGCCTTCGGCGAACTGCTGGCCGCCGACCCGGCCGCGTTCCGCGTGAAGTTCCGGAAGATGGCGGCCTCCGCGTTCGCCTTCTACCGCGGCACGGCCGGCCTCTTCTACCACGACCTGGAGCAGGAGAACGCCGGGCGGGGTGGTGGGAGGATTCTGAGTGGACCGTACCTGGACGAGCGCACCTCGCGGGTGTGGATCCACGGCGACCTGCACGCGGAGAACTTCGGCACGTACATGGACGCCCAGGGGCGCCTGATCTTCAACGTGAACGACTTCGACGAGGCGTATGTCGGCCCCTTCACCTGGGACCTCAAGCGCCTCGCGGCCTCGGTGGCCCTGATCGGCTACGCGAAGGCCCTGAGCGACGAGCAGATCACCGACCTCGTCCGGACGTACGCGGCGGCCTACCGCGAGCGCATCCACGCCCTGGCGACGGGCGCCAAGAGCGACGAGGTGCCGCCCTTCACGCTGGACACCGCGCAGGGCCCCCTCCTGGACGCCCTGCGTGACGCCCGCTCGCTGACCCGCTTCGGGCTGCTCGACTCGATGACGGAGATCCGCGACTTCGAGCGCCGCTTCGCGCCGGGCGGCGGCTCCATCGAGCTGGACGCGGCCACGCGCTACAAGGTCCTCGCGGCCTTCGACGGCTACCTGGAGACGCTGCCCGAGGCGTCCCTCTCCCGCCCGGACTCGTACCGCGTGAAGGACGTCGTGGGCCGCCGCGGCATCGGCATCGGCTCGGCAGGGCTGCCCTCGTACAACATCCTTCTGGAGGGCGCCACCGACGCCCTGGAGAACGATGTGGTGATCTACATCAAGCAGGCCCAGACCCCGGCCGTCTCCCGGCACATCACGGACTCCTCGATCCGTGAGTACTTCCAGCACGAGGGCCACCGCACGGTGATCTCCCAGCGCGCCCTCCAGGCGCACGCGGACCCGTGGCTTGGCTGGACCGAGCTGGACGGCGCGGGCCAGCTCGTCGCCGAGGTCTCGCCGTACGCGGTGGACCTGGACTGGAGCGACATCGACGACCCGGAGGAGATCGCGGCGGTCGTCGCGGACCTCGGCCGCTCCACCGCCACCATGCACGCGGCGGCGGACGACGAGAGCGGCCACTCGGAGCTGGTGCCGTTCTCCACGGAGCGCGCCATCGACGCGGCGATCGCGGGCGACGAGGACAGCTTCGGCGACCTCCTTGTCGACTTCGCGCACGAGTACGGCGCACGGGCGCGTGCCGACCACCAGATCTTCGTGGACCTTTTCCGTAACGGCCGGATTCCGGGTCTGTAG